The nucleotide window GCGGCTCAGCGGGCCGGGGCGGGCCCCGGCTCAGGGAGGAGGATCAGCACCTCCTCCACCCGGCTGAGGTCGGGGGCGGCGCGCACGCGCCCCTCCCGGAAGGCGCCGCCGGGGACGTCCCGCACCGCCTCCACCTGCCCCACCAGCAGCCCCTTGGGGAAGACGCCTCCCTGCCCCGAGGTGATCACCCGCTCGCCCACCCGCACCGCGCGGGCCCGGGAGAGGTACTTCAGGTGGAGCACCTGCTCCCCCGTCCCCTCCACCACGGCTACCTGGCGCGACTCCTGGAGCACGACGCCGACGGCGCTGCGCGGGTCGGTGAGGAGCAGGACCCGCGCGGTGAACGGCGTCGTCTCGATCACCCGCCCCACCGCGCCCTGCCCGCTCACCACCGGCGCGTTGCGCGTCACCCCGTCGCGACTGCCCCGGTCGACGACGATGGTGGCGAACCACCGGGCCGGGTCGCGCCCCACCACCCGCGCCGCGACTACCCGGTACGGCGTCTGGGCGCGGAAGGCCAGCAGCGCCTCCAGGCGCTGCGCCGCCGCGGCCGTCTCGCGCAGCCGGGCCGCCTCCTGGCTGAGGCGCTCCACCTCCTCGCGCAGCCGGGCGTTCTCCACGCGCAGCCGGCCGATCTCGGTGTAGAGGGCCCAGGCCCGGGCCACGGCGTCGGCCACCCGGGCCATGGAGGTCTGCACCGGCGCCATCAGGGTGAGCAGCGAGCGGCCCACCACGCCCACGGCGCGGCGCTCCTGCCCCCGCACCTGGCCGGTGAGCAGCGCCAGCGCCGCCACCAGCAGCGCGATGAAGAGAACCGCGCGCCGCCGCTCCCCCATGGCGGCTCAGCTCTTCTTCGGCGTGATCAGGACCTTGCGGAGGGTCTCGATCTCCTCCAGCGCCCGCCCCGTCCCCAGCGCCACGTCGGAGAGGGGGTCGTCGGTCAGGGTGACGGGCATACCGGTCTCCTCGGCCAGCAGCCGGTCCATCCCCCGCAGCAGCGCGCCGCCGCCGCTGAGCACGATGCCGCGGTCGACGATGTCGGCGGCCAGCTCGGGCGGCGTGCGCTCCAGCGTCTGCTTCACCGCCTCGACGATGGCCTGGATCGGCTCCGCCATCGCCTCCCGCACCTCGGTGGCGGTGAGGCGCACGGTGCGCGGCAGCCCGGAGAGGAGGTCGCGGCCGCGCACCTCCACCACCTCGTCGGCGTGGTTGAGCGGGTAGGCCGACCCGATGGCGATCTTGATCTCCTCCGCGGTGCGCTCGCCGATGAGCAGGTTGTAGGCGCGGCGCACGTACTGGATGATGGCCTCGTCCATCTCGTCGCCGCCGATGCGGATGGAGCGCGAGGTGACAATCCCCCCCAGCGCGATGACCGCCACCTCGGTGGTCCCGCCGCCGATGTCCACCACCATGCTGCCCACCGGCTCGGAGACCGGCAGCCCGGCCCCGATGGCCGCCGCCATGGGCTCCTCGATCAGGTAGGCCTCGCGCGCACCGGCCTGCAGCGTCGCGTCGGTCACCGCCCGCTTCTCCACCTCGGTGACGCCGGAGGGGATGCCCACGATCACCCGGGGACGGAAGAGCCCCCGGTTGCGCATCCCCTTCTTGATGAAGTACGCCAGCATCGCCGAGGTGGTCTCGAAGTCGGCGATGACGCCGTCGCGCAGCGGCCGGGTGGCGGTGATGTGCCCGGGGGTGCGGCCCAGCATGCGCTTGGCCTCCTCCCCCACCGCCAGGATCTGCCCGTCCTCGACGCTGCGGGCCACGACGGAGGGCTCCCGCAGCACGATCCCCTCGTGCCGGACGTAGACCAGGGTGTTGGCGGTGCCCAGGTCCACGCCCATGTCCCGCACCACCCGTCCCATCAACCACGAGAACATCCCGCCAGCCCTCCCACCGGGGCCCCCGCCTGCTTCAAAGTTCTCCGCGTCTTGCCGATTTCTTGCCGAAGACCGATGGCTAAAGGACGCCCCGTTCCCGCAAACTGACGTATCTCCCATGCCCGATTACCAGGTGGTCCAGGACATCGACGCCCACGATCCGCCCGGCGTCGCACAACCGCCGGGTGAGGGCCAGGTCGTCCGGGCTGGGGTCGGGGTGGCCCGAGGGGTGGTTGTGGGCCAGGATCACCGCGGCGGCCCGCCGCCGCACCGCCTCGGTGAAGACGTCCCGGGGGTGGACGGCGGCGGCGTTCAGCCCGCCCACGGCCACGTCCACCGCCGCCAGGACCTCGTGGCGGGTGTTGAGGACCAGCACCCGGAAGTGCTCCCGCTCCAGCGCCCCCATGACCGGGACCAGCCACCGGGCGGCATCGGCGGCGGAGCGGACGACCGGCCGGGCCTCCTCCGGAACCGCCGCCCGGCGCCCCAGCTCGAAGGCAGCCACCAGCGCCGCGGCCTTGGCCGGTCCCACCCCGGGCACCTGCTCGAGCTCCTCCACGCCTGCCCGGCTGAGGCGGCCGAGGGACTCGAAGGTGGCCAGGAGGCCTTCCGCCACCCTGACGGCCCGCCGCCCGGGACCGCCGGTCCCGAGCAGGAGGGCCAGGAGCTCGGTGGGAGCGAGCGCCGCCGCCCCGGCGCGGCGGAGGCGCTCCCGGGGGCGCGCGGCCGGCGGAAGGGCGAGCGGTGCCAGCGTCACAGCACGCGCACTCCGGCCCGGCGGAGGAGGAGCGCCAGCGGCGCCAGCGGGAGCCCCACCACCCCGTAGTAGTCCCCCTCGATGCGCTCGACGAAGATGGCCGCCCGCCCCTGGATGCCGTAGCCGCCCGCCTTGTCGAAGGGCTCCCCCGTGGCCACGTAGGCGGCGATCTCGTCCTCCGAGAGCGGGCGGAACGTGACCGCCGTGAGGGTGACGGCGTCCAGGCGCAGGTCCCGGTCGGCGCGCACCACGGCGATCCCCGTGGCCACGTGGTGGGTCCGGCCGCCGAGCTGCCGCAGCATGGCGGCCGCTTCCGCCGCATCGCGCGGTTTTCCCAGCGCCCGGCCGTCCACCACGACGATGGTGTCCGCGCCGATGACCACGGCCCCCGGATAGTGCGGCGCGGCAGCCTCGGCCTTGGCCCTGGCCAGCCGGCGGGCACGGAGGGCGGCGGCGCCCGGGGCGTCGCGGCAGGATCCGGCCTCGCGGCCGCCTGCCTCCGCAGGCCCGACCGGGGCATCGGGCGCCTCGGCCGCCGGGGAGGCCGCCTCGTCCCCCACGGGGTGGACGGTGAAGGCCAGGCCGAGCAGGCGCAGGAGTTCCGCCCGGCGCGGCGAGGAGGAGGCGAGGACCAGCGGCGAGGAGGTCACGGCGCTCACGTCGATTAGATCGGCAGGAGGCAGGGTTTCACCGGGGGTCCCTCAGCGGGCGGCCTGGAGGCGGGCGCGGGGTCACACGATCAGGCGGAAGAGCCAGACCGCCAGGAAGACGCCGGCCACCATGGCCAGGTTCAGGCGCACCGTGGCCCCGAAGGTCACGGTCAGCAGCCGCAGGTCCACGGTGAAGGGCGGGTCGATGCCCGCCCGGATGTCCCGTCCCAGGAAGGCCAGGGCCGGGTAGGCCACCAGCGCCTCGGCGATCACGCTGCCGAGCAGCCCGCCGAGGAGGATCACCAGCACCAGGATCCCCCAGGGGTTCCGCGCACGGCGGCCGCGGGCCATGGACGAAGGCTTCGGGCTCAGCGGCCCTCGACCTGCTCGACCGCCGCCGCCGGGCGGGAGGCCACCAGGCGGGCGATCCAGATGGAGACTTCGTAGAGCAGGTAGGCCGGGACCGCCAGCATGAGCATGGAGAAGATGTCTCCGCCCGGACTGAGCGGGGCTGCGGCCACCAGGATGGCACCGAGGGCGTAGCGGCGCCAGGCGGCCAGCGCCTGCGGGGTGACGAGCCCGATCTTCGTCAGGAAGACGATGACGATGGGCATCTCGAAGACCAGTCCGAACGCCAGCACGAACCAGGTGAGGAACGAGGTGTACGCGCCGATGCTGATCATTGGCTCCAGCACCCCCTGCACCTGGTAACCCAGGAGGAAGCGCACCCCCACCGGGACGACGACTATGAGCGCGAAGGCCGCCCCGGCCACGAAGAGGGCCATCGCCGGCGGGATCAGCCACAGGGCGTAGCGCCGCTCCGTCTCCGTCAGGCCGACCGAGACGAAGAGCCACAGCTGGTAGAGCATCACCGGCAGGCTGAGGAAGACCCCGGCGAGCAGGGCCACCTTCACGCGCACGAAGAACGCCTCGGTGGGGGCCAGGAAGACGACGCGGCTCCCGGCGGCCACCACCGGCCGCAGGAGCCAGGTCAGCAGGGGCTCGACGAAGAGGAAGCTCAGCACGCTGGCCACGGCGAGCGCGGCCAGCCCGATGAGGAGCCGCCGGCGCAGCTCCTCCAGGTGCTCGACGATGGTCATCGGCCGGTCTTCGGCCATGAGGGGGACGGGATGCGCAACAGGTGCGGCGGACGCCGCTGCCCCGAGGGCGACCGCGCCCGGCCCCGGCTAGGTCTCCTTGGCCCGCTGGGAACGCGGCTCGTCGCGCAGGTCGTCCTCGACGTCGCGCAGCTCCCGCTTGAACTCCCGGATC belongs to Armatimonadota bacterium and includes:
- the tatC gene encoding twin-arginine translocase subunit TatC encodes the protein MTIVEHLEELRRRLLIGLAALAVASVLSFLFVEPLLTWLLRPVVAAGSRVVFLAPTEAFFVRVKVALLAGVFLSLPVMLYQLWLFVSVGLTETERRYALWLIPPAMALFVAGAAFALIVVVPVGVRFLLGYQVQGVLEPMISIGAYTSFLTWFVLAFGLVFEMPIVIVFLTKIGLVTPQALAAWRRYALGAILVAAAPLSPGGDIFSMLMLAVPAYLLYEVSIWIARLVASRPAAAVEQVEGR
- the radC gene encoding DNA repair protein RadC; the encoded protein is MTLAPLALPPAARPRERLRRAGAAALAPTELLALLLGTGGPGRRAVRVAEGLLATFESLGRLSRAGVEELEQVPGVGPAKAAALVAAFELGRRAAVPEEARPVVRSAADAARWLVPVMGALEREHFRVLVLNTRHEVLAAVDVAVGGLNAAAVHPRDVFTEAVRRRAAAVILAHNHPSGHPDPSPDDLALTRRLCDAGRIVGVDVLDHLVIGHGRYVSLRERGVL
- a CDS encoding Maf family protein, whose product is MSAVTSSPLVLASSSPRRAELLRLLGLAFTVHPVGDEAASPAAEAPDAPVGPAEAGGREAGSCRDAPGAAALRARRLARAKAEAAAPHYPGAVVIGADTIVVVDGRALGKPRDAAEAAAMLRQLGGRTHHVATGIAVVRADRDLRLDAVTLTAVTFRPLSEDEIAAYVATGEPFDKAGGYGIQGRAAIFVERIEGDYYGVVGLPLAPLALLLRRAGVRVL
- a CDS encoding rod shape-determining protein, whose product is MFSWLMGRVVRDMGVDLGTANTLVYVRHEGIVLREPSVVARSVEDGQILAVGEEAKRMLGRTPGHITATRPLRDGVIADFETTSAMLAYFIKKGMRNRGLFRPRVIVGIPSGVTEVEKRAVTDATLQAGAREAYLIEEPMAAAIGAGLPVSEPVGSMVVDIGGGTTEVAVIALGGIVTSRSIRIGGDEMDEAIIQYVRRAYNLLIGERTAEEIKIAIGSAYPLNHADEVVEVRGRDLLSGLPRTVRLTATEVREAMAEPIQAIVEAVKQTLERTPPELAADIVDRGIVLSGGGALLRGMDRLLAEETGMPVTLTDDPLSDVALGTGRALEEIETLRKVLITPKKS
- the mreC gene encoding rod shape-determining protein MreC, giving the protein MGERRRAVLFIALLVAALALLTGQVRGQERRAVGVVGRSLLTLMAPVQTSMARVADAVARAWALYTEIGRLRVENARLREEVERLSQEAARLRETAAAAQRLEALLAFRAQTPYRVVAARVVGRDPARWFATIVVDRGSRDGVTRNAPVVSGQGAVGRVIETTPFTARVLLLTDPRSAVGVVLQESRQVAVVEGTGEQVLHLKYLSRARAVRVGERVITSGQGGVFPKGLLVGQVEAVRDVPGGAFREGRVRAAPDLSRVEEVLILLPEPGPAPAR
- a CDS encoding DUF4321 domain-containing protein — encoded protein: MARGRRARNPWGILVLVILLGGLLGSVIAEALVAYPALAFLGRDIRAGIDPPFTVDLRLLTVTFGATVRLNLAMVAGVFLAVWLFRLIV